The DNA segment GATGTTATTACCGAAGTTGATTGATATATACTACTTCATAATCAACGAAGTAACAAGTGACGaagtaaaattcaaaaattctactagtggCCGGATGTTACCCGTCGCAATGTGCGATGGTATAATTCAAGACCGCCGCAATATTTCGCGCCAGTTTTCATagccgtcgctattggcgacaaaaaattttcaaaactgtcgccaatagcgacggttatttataaaccgtcgccgCACAAGAATggttaaaaaaccgtcgcaattggCGACGGGTTTCAAAACCCGTTGCCATTTGCGACAGTTTaataaaactgtcgccgatctagatcggcgacgggcttctcataaaccgtcgctattggcaaCGGTTGcatttaaaaccgtcgctaatagccaCGGTTTTGCAAAGACTGTCGCTATGATTCTATAAATGCCTGAGGTTCGCGAAAATTTGCTTAAGCGATTTTCGCCTTTCTTCTCTGGTAGTAGCGAAACTCTTATCAATTTTTTCGAAGTTTCGGTTTTTTAACTTTGTACTaacattttttcttatttatttcgTAGATTTGCTTGTTGGTGTGATCTTCCAgcgttacgtggatctgcatatTAGGTTTTTAAAGCGTTTtctttacaaaaaatttaatatttaattttaatttttgcgtagaaacatttataaattttaacgtAGTGGTTATATTATACAAACCGTTGGTTCATTAAGCTACGATTTTTTCAAAAACCTGCGCGGGCAGAGCCCAACAGATTTCAAGTCTGTCTCCTTAACCACTCGTACATATCAACTTCTTTTGCAACTATTAATACTatacaatatttatattataattaccTATATTTTTTCTAGGTTTTAACAGTTCTCATCTTCTGTCGCAGCGAAAACCAGAAATCCTAACACAAGTTAAGAATCAGACCACTAAACAGATCAATAGGGATGTTGTATATTATAGGATTAGGTTTAGGGGACGAGAAAGACATCACCTTGAGAGGGCTTGAAGCAATAAATAAATGTAGCAAAGTGTACATGGAAGCATATACTTCTCTTCTCTCATTCGGTCTCTCCTCCGATGGCCTCTCAACTCTGGTGGGTCCTCtttttttgatttaattgagTTTTTGTGCAATAAAGTTTGAATCTTTGGAGTATCCGCAGGAAAATTTTTATGGAAGATCGATTACAGTCGCGGATAGGGAAATGGTAGAGGAAAAGGCGGATGTTATGCTGTTAGAAGCTCAGTCTTCTGATGTGGCGTTTTTGGTGGTTGGTGATCCTTTTGGGTAATTAATTTtagattgattgattgatttttttttttcaaattgtcCGTGAATTCTTGTTGCTGTTGCAAACCTTTTCTGGATGTCTTTATCCCTGTCAAGACTGGAAATTAATGAGTTCTAGATAAAAGTTGCGTCCGGGTAACCTACATTGGCAGTGCTGAAATATATTGATTGTTGTTGTGAAATTTCATGCAGCGCGACAACTCATACCGATCTTGTGGTTCGAGCCAAGAAGTTGGAGGTGGATGTTAAGGTGGTGCACAATGCATCGGTGATGAATGCTATAGGAGTATGTGGTCTACAGCTCTATCGGTATGGGGAGACAGTTTCCATACCCTTTTT comes from the Primulina huaijiensis isolate GDHJ02 chromosome 8, ASM1229523v2, whole genome shotgun sequence genome and includes:
- the LOC140982221 gene encoding probable diphthine methyl ester synthase — encoded protein: MLYIIGLGLGDEKDITLRGLEAINKCSKVYMEAYTSLLSFGLSSDGLSTLENFYGRSITVADREMVEEKADVMLLEAQSSDVAFLVVGDPFGATTHTDLVVRAKKLEVDVKVVHNASVMNAIGVCGLQLYRYGETVSIPFFTDTWRPDSFYEKIKRNRTLGLHTLCLLDIRVKEPSLESLCRGKKVYEPPRFMTINTAIEQLLEVGQNHQECVYNEDTSCVGLARVGCEDQVIVAGSMKQLLTQDFGPPLHCLVIVGETHPLEEEMLEFYRVNKNLKQT